The following are from one region of the Dreissena polymorpha isolate Duluth1 chromosome 2, UMN_Dpol_1.0, whole genome shotgun sequence genome:
- the LOC127868475 gene encoding nucleoside diphosphate kinase homolog 5-like — MTGENADNISMDPPHIYVERTLAIIKPDAIHKSEEIEDIILRSGFAILQKRRVHLTPEQASDFYSEHYGKLFFASLVAYMSSGPIIALVIARDQAISYWKELIGPTNTNKARQTHPDCLRAIYGTDDQRNALHGSESFMSSEREIRFFFPDSIIEPVPVGQASKDYLSRKVNPTLLKGLTELCKQKPLDPVIWLADWLLENNPNKPRVGAMKVQEPDN; from the exons ATGACTGGAGAAAACGCCGACAATATATCAATGGATCCCCCGCATATATATGTAGAGAGAACACTGGCAATAATAAAGCCAGATGCCATCCATAAATCAGAGGAAATTGAGGACATCATTCTTAGATCTGGATTTGCCATTTTGCAG AAACGCAGAGTTCACCTTACCCCTGAACAAGCTAGTGACTTCTACTCTGAACATTATGGCAAATTGTTCTTCGCGAGCCTTGTAGCATACATGTCCAGTGGGCCCATCATAGCGCTAGTAATAGCCCGGGACCAGGCTATTTCATACTGGAAAGAACTCATTGGCccaacaaacacaaacaaagcCAGACAGACGCATCCAGACTG TTTGAGAGCTATTTATGGCACAGATGATCAGAGGAACGCTCTTCATGGCAGTGAAAGCTTCATGTCATCGGAACGGGAAATCAGATTCTTCTTTCCAGACA GTATAATAGAGCCAGTTCCTGTTGGCCAGGCATCCAAAGACTATCTGTCGCGGAAAGTGAACCCCACCCTTCTCAAAGGCCTTACAGAGCTCTGCAAACAGAAACCACTAGACCCTGTG ATATGGTTGGCAGATTGGCTTCTAGAAAACAACCCAAACAAGCCCAGGGTTGGAGCCATGAAAGTGCAAGAACCAGACAACTGA